In one Streptomyces sp. NBC_00597 genomic region, the following are encoded:
- a CDS encoding small ribosomal subunit Rsm22 family protein produces MNASASVPTTAETLRSALGGLLDGLPPKQATAAVERLIANYRGRTPTDAPVLRDRSDVAAYAAYRMPATFEAVRSALDALAEAAPQWSPGSHVDVGGGTGAATWAVDATWDGPRGTTVLDWAEPALALGKELAASSGSQVLRAAEWRRAVIGSELALPGADLVTVSYVLGELTPEARRAVVAEAARAGQAVVLIEPGTPEGYLRIREARDQLIAAGLRVAAPCPHDGTCPIEVGQDWCHFSARVSRSSLHRQVKGGSLPYEDEKFSYVAATRFPVEPVPSRITRRPQIRKGLVLLDLCGPEGEGLTRATVSKRHGDLYKAARDADWGQEWPPATR; encoded by the coding sequence GTGAACGCCTCCGCCTCCGTCCCCACCACCGCCGAAACGCTCCGGTCCGCGCTGGGCGGGCTGCTCGACGGGCTCCCGCCGAAGCAGGCCACCGCCGCCGTCGAGCGGCTGATCGCCAACTACCGCGGCCGGACCCCGACCGACGCACCCGTCCTGCGCGACCGCTCCGACGTGGCCGCGTACGCGGCGTACCGGATGCCGGCCACCTTCGAGGCCGTACGGTCCGCCCTGGACGCCCTCGCCGAGGCCGCCCCGCAGTGGTCCCCCGGCTCCCACGTCGACGTGGGCGGCGGCACGGGCGCGGCGACCTGGGCGGTGGACGCGACCTGGGACGGCCCGCGCGGCACCACGGTCCTGGACTGGGCGGAGCCGGCGCTGGCCCTCGGCAAGGAGCTCGCGGCGTCCTCCGGATCGCAGGTGCTGCGCGCCGCCGAGTGGCGGCGGGCCGTCATCGGATCGGAGCTGGCCCTCCCCGGGGCGGACCTGGTGACGGTGTCGTACGTCCTCGGCGAGCTGACGCCGGAGGCCCGCCGGGCCGTGGTCGCCGAAGCGGCCCGCGCCGGGCAGGCGGTGGTGCTGATCGAGCCGGGCACGCCCGAGGGGTACCTGCGCATCCGCGAGGCCCGCGACCAGCTGATCGCGGCGGGGCTGAGGGTCGCCGCGCCGTGCCCGCACGACGGCACCTGCCCGATCGAGGTCGGGCAGGACTGGTGCCACTTCTCGGCGCGGGTCAGCCGGTCCTCGCTGCACCGGCAGGTCAAGGGCGGCTCCCTGCCGTACGAGGACGAGAAGTTCAGCTACGTGGCCGCGACCCGCTTCCCGGTGGAGCCGGTCCCCTCCCGGATCACGCGGAGGCCGCAGATCCGGAAGGGGCTCGTCCTACTGGACCTGTGTGGTCCGGAGGGCGAGGGCCTGACCCGGGCCACCGTGAGCAAGCGCCACGGTGACCTGTACAAGGCGGCGCGGGACGCCGACTGGGGCCAGGAGTGGCCGCCGGCCACCCGGTAG
- a CDS encoding multidrug effflux MFS transporter translates to MSERGPATAPSHEPSPETPSAPQTVSTPKTKSARRTGLLVTFILGGLSALPPLSMDMYLPALPEVTSALHSPAATIQITLTACLAGMALGQVVIGPMSDKWGRRRPLLFGMVVYVLATAICALAPTAEMLIGFRLIQGLAGSAAVVIARAVVRDLYDGVEMARFFSTLMLISGVAPIIAPLIGGQILRFADWRGVFVALTGVGAVLTLVVWRSLGETLPPERRQTGGVGSALRTMRGLLADRVFAGYTLTGGFAFATLFSYISASPFVVQEIYGASPQTFSLLFGLNSVGLIAAGQVNGKLLVGRVRLDRVLGGGLAVITTASVALLLMSSGVFGAVGLVPIAAALFVLMTAMGMVLPNTNALALMRTPHAAGSASALLGTSSFLVGAIASPLVGIAGEGTAVPMAVVQLVCSLLAVGCFTAMCRPWQNRESAV, encoded by the coding sequence ATGTCGGAGAGAGGCCCCGCGACGGCCCCCTCGCACGAGCCGTCGCCCGAGACGCCCTCCGCACCGCAGACCGTTTCCACACCGAAGACCAAGTCCGCCCGCAGGACCGGACTGCTCGTCACCTTCATACTCGGCGGCCTCAGCGCCCTCCCCCCACTGTCCATGGACATGTACCTGCCGGCCCTGCCGGAGGTCACCAGCGCCCTGCACAGCCCGGCCGCCACCATCCAGATCACCCTCACCGCCTGCCTCGCCGGCATGGCGCTGGGCCAGGTCGTCATCGGCCCGATGAGCGACAAGTGGGGCCGGCGCCGGCCCCTTCTCTTCGGCATGGTCGTCTACGTCCTGGCCACCGCGATCTGCGCCCTCGCCCCGACCGCGGAAATGCTGATCGGCTTCCGCCTGATCCAGGGCCTGGCCGGGTCGGCCGCGGTCGTCATCGCCCGGGCCGTCGTGCGCGACCTGTACGACGGGGTCGAGATGGCCCGGTTCTTCTCCACGCTGATGCTCATCTCCGGCGTCGCCCCGATCATCGCCCCGCTCATCGGCGGCCAGATCCTGCGCTTCGCCGACTGGCGCGGGGTGTTCGTCGCCCTCACCGGTGTCGGCGCCGTGCTCACCCTCGTCGTCTGGCGCAGCCTCGGCGAGACCCTGCCGCCCGAGCGGCGGCAGACCGGCGGCGTGGGCTCCGCGCTGCGGACCATGCGCGGGTTGCTCGCGGACCGCGTCTTCGCCGGGTACACCCTGACCGGCGGCTTCGCGTTCGCCACGCTCTTCTCGTACATCTCCGCCTCGCCGTTCGTCGTGCAGGAGATCTACGGGGCCTCGCCGCAGACCTTCAGCCTGCTGTTCGGCCTCAACTCGGTGGGCCTGATCGCCGCCGGGCAGGTCAACGGCAAGCTGCTGGTCGGCCGGGTCCGCCTGGACAGGGTGCTGGGGGGCGGGCTCGCCGTCATCACCACGGCCTCGGTGGCGCTGCTGCTGATGTCCTCGGGGGTGTTCGGGGCGGTCGGGCTGGTACCGATCGCGGCCGCGCTGTTCGTGCTGATGACGGCGATGGGCATGGTCCTGCCGAACACCAACGCGTTGGCGTTGATGCGCACCCCGCACGCGGCCGGCTCGGCTTCCGCGCTGCTGGGCACCTCCTCGTTCCTGGTCGGGGCGATCGCCTCGCCGCTGGTCGGGATCGCGGGCGAGGGCACGGCGGTGCCGATGGCGGTGGTCCAGCTGGTGTGCTCCCTGCTGGCGGTGGGCTGCTTCACCGCGATGTGCCGGCCGTGGCAGAACCGGGAGTCCGCGGTCTGA
- a CDS encoding SDR family oxidoreductase encodes MNASGKKIALVTGAGSGIGRSVALTLAAAGWAVAAAGRRTEPLQETAKAAGADADVLCVPADVSDPDDVAALFAAVREQYGRLDLLFNNAGTFGPGGVPLEDLAYEAWRHVVDVNLTGSFLCAQAAFRQMKAQDPQGGRIINNGSISAHVPRPNSVAYTATKHAMTGLTKSLSLDGRPYRIACGQIDIGNAATEMTERMQTGILQPNGQLAVEPVMDAADVARTVLHMAELPLEANVQFATVMATTMPYIGRG; translated from the coding sequence ATGAACGCAAGTGGGAAGAAGATCGCCCTCGTGACCGGTGCGGGCTCCGGCATCGGCCGCTCCGTGGCCCTGACCCTGGCCGCCGCGGGCTGGGCGGTGGCCGCGGCCGGCCGCCGGACCGAACCGCTCCAGGAGACGGCGAAGGCGGCCGGGGCCGATGCGGACGTGCTGTGCGTACCGGCGGACGTGAGCGATCCGGACGACGTGGCCGCACTGTTCGCCGCGGTACGGGAGCAGTACGGGCGCCTCGACCTCCTCTTCAACAACGCCGGCACGTTCGGCCCGGGCGGGGTCCCGCTGGAAGACCTCGCCTACGAGGCCTGGCGCCACGTGGTGGACGTCAACCTGACCGGGTCCTTCTTGTGCGCGCAGGCGGCCTTCCGGCAGATGAAGGCGCAGGACCCGCAGGGCGGCCGGATCATCAACAACGGCTCGATCTCCGCGCACGTGCCCCGGCCGAACTCGGTCGCCTACACCGCGACCAAGCACGCGATGACGGGCCTGACGAAGTCGCTCTCGCTGGACGGGCGCCCGTACCGGATCGCCTGCGGGCAGATCGACATCGGCAACGCGGCCACCGAGATGACCGAGCGGATGCAGACCGGGATCCTCCAGCCGAACGGGCAGCTGGCGGTCGAGCCGGTGATGGACGCCGCCGACGTGGCGCGCACCGTGCTGCACATGGCGGAGCTGCCGTTGGAGGCGAACGTGCAGTTCGCGACGGTGATGGCGACGACGATGCCGTACATCGGGCGGGGCTGA
- the yaaA gene encoding peroxide stress protein YaaA, with product MLVLLPPSEGKAAGASGAPLEPQTLSLQGLAEARAAVLEELVELCAGDELKARGVLGLSEGLRGEVAKNAGLRSAVARPAGEVYTGVLYDALGLADLPAAARARAERSLLVFSGLWGAVRVTDRIPSYRCSMGVKLPGLGALGAYWREPMAAVMPAAAGDGLVLDLRSLAYASAWKPKGEVAGRTATVRVLHAQIVDGVEKRSVVSHFNKATKGRLVRDLLVEGVVPATPAELVVALRDLGYTVEAQAPAKPARPWSLDVVVTQIH from the coding sequence GTGCTCGTGCTGCTGCCGCCGTCCGAGGGAAAGGCCGCCGGCGCCTCCGGCGCGCCCCTGGAGCCGCAGACGCTGTCGCTGCAGGGACTGGCCGAAGCGCGGGCGGCCGTGCTGGAGGAACTGGTCGAGCTGTGCGCGGGCGACGAGCTGAAGGCCCGCGGGGTGCTCGGCCTGAGCGAGGGGCTGCGCGGCGAGGTGGCGAAGAACGCCGGGCTACGGTCCGCGGTGGCCCGGCCGGCGGGTGAGGTCTACACCGGCGTCCTGTACGACGCGCTGGGCCTGGCGGACCTCCCGGCGGCGGCGCGGGCGCGGGCGGAGCGGTCGCTGCTGGTGTTCTCGGGTCTGTGGGGCGCGGTCCGGGTGACGGACCGGATCCCCTCGTACCGCTGCTCGATGGGGGTGAAGCTGCCGGGGCTGGGCGCGCTGGGCGCCTACTGGCGGGAGCCGATGGCCGCGGTGATGCCGGCCGCGGCGGGGGACGGGCTCGTGCTGGACCTGCGGTCCTTGGCCTACGCGTCGGCGTGGAAGCCCAAGGGCGAGGTGGCGGGGCGCACGGCGACGGTGCGGGTGCTGCACGCGCAGATCGTGGACGGGGTGGAGAAGCGGTCGGTGGTGAGCCACTTCAACAAGGCGACGAAGGGGCGGCTGGTACGGGACCTGCTGGTCGAGGGTGTCGTGCCGGCGACCCCGGCGGAGCTGGTGGTGGCCCTGCGCGACCTGGGGTACACGGTCGAGGCGCAGGCCCCCGCGAAGCCGGCCAGGCCCTGGTCCCTGGACGTGGTGGTCACCCAGATCCACTGA
- the ddaH gene encoding dimethylargininase, producing MRRDATPRRYLMCPPAHFKVTYSINPWMDPTKPVDLPLAHAQWEDLRDRYRSLGHTVETLVPDPGLPDMVFAANGALVVDGRVLGARFAYPERAAEAEIHLEWFRSHGFEDIHEPSHVNEGEGDFAVTASYILAGRGFRSSPLSHDEAQEFFGRPVIGLDLVDPRYYHLDTALCVLDGDEVMYYPSAFSPGSRAVLKRLFPDALIAGDEDAAALGLNAVSDGRHVLLPQAAAGLFAPLRDRGFEPVPMDLGELLKGGGSVKCCTQELRM from the coding sequence TTGCGCAGAGACGCCACACCCCGGCGCTACCTGATGTGCCCACCCGCACACTTCAAGGTCACGTACTCCATCAACCCGTGGATGGATCCCACGAAACCGGTGGACCTGCCCCTCGCACACGCCCAGTGGGAAGACCTCCGGGACCGCTACCGCTCGCTCGGCCACACCGTCGAGACGCTCGTACCGGACCCCGGGCTGCCCGACATGGTCTTCGCCGCGAACGGCGCCCTCGTCGTCGACGGCCGGGTGCTCGGCGCCCGGTTCGCCTACCCGGAGCGCGCCGCCGAGGCGGAGATCCACCTCGAATGGTTCCGGTCCCACGGCTTCGAGGACATCCACGAGCCGTCCCATGTCAACGAGGGCGAGGGCGATTTCGCCGTCACCGCCAGCTACATCCTGGCCGGCCGGGGCTTCCGTTCCAGCCCGCTCTCGCACGACGAGGCGCAGGAGTTCTTCGGCCGGCCCGTCATCGGCCTCGACCTGGTGGACCCGCGCTACTACCACCTGGACACGGCGCTCTGCGTGCTCGACGGCGACGAGGTCATGTACTACCCGTCCGCCTTCTCGCCCGGCAGCCGGGCCGTGCTCAAGCGGCTGTTCCCGGACGCGCTGATCGCCGGCGACGAGGACGCGGCGGCCCTCGGCCTGAACGCGGTCTCGGACGGCCGGCACGTCCTGCTCCCGCAGGCAGCGGCCGGGCTGTTCGCACCGCTGCGGGACCGCGGCTTCGAGCCGGTCCCCATGGACCTGGGCGAGCTGCTCAAGGGCGGCGGCAGCGTGAAGTGCTGCACCCAGGAGCTGCGGATGTAG
- a CDS encoding TetR/AcrR family transcriptional regulator codes for MSSRTSDGKAPDPARRSDRSRRAILDAALALVGEVGYDKLTIEAIAARAGVGKQTIYRWWPSRAAVLLDASLALGADAEAESGWTGFPDTGDLAADLKLVLRATVDQFNDEKYAAPTRALTAAGATDPELGARFTEQLLEPQLALYEARLRTAREAGQLAQDVDLRLTVEMLVGPLTYRWLMRTAPLTHAYTDALVDRVLGGVAKVTDD; via the coding sequence ATGAGCAGCAGAACCTCCGACGGGAAAGCCCCCGACCCCGCCCGCCGCAGCGACCGTTCCCGGCGGGCCATCCTCGACGCGGCGCTCGCACTGGTCGGTGAGGTCGGCTACGACAAGCTGACCATCGAGGCCATCGCCGCCCGTGCGGGCGTCGGCAAGCAGACGATCTACCGCTGGTGGCCGTCCAGGGCCGCGGTCCTGCTGGACGCCTCGCTCGCACTCGGCGCGGACGCGGAGGCCGAAAGCGGCTGGACCGGCTTCCCCGACACCGGGGACCTCGCCGCCGACCTCAAGCTGGTGCTGCGGGCGACGGTCGACCAGTTCAACGACGAGAAGTACGCGGCCCCCACCCGCGCCCTGACCGCCGCCGGGGCGACCGACCCGGAGCTGGGCGCCCGCTTCACCGAGCAGCTGCTGGAGCCGCAGCTCGCCCTGTACGAGGCACGGTTGCGCACCGCCCGGGAGGCCGGGCAGCTCGCGCAGGACGTGGACCTGCGCCTGACGGTGGAGATGCTCGTCGGGCCGCTGACGTACCGCTGGCTGATGCGGACGGCGCCGCTGACGCACGCGTACACGGACGCACTGGTGGACCGGGTGCTGGGCGGGGTGGCGAAGGTCACCGACGACTGA
- a CDS encoding bifunctional DNA primase/polymerase, with protein MGSESGRVKRGEQSRISQWLRRRPKPSPEDPERVREDLLLAVAAAGLPLAPAAHPAGYRCSCDRIGCPTPARHPLSFAWQTQSTTDRAQIERWARNQPQANFITATGMVHDVLDVPLEAGASALARLLAAGVEVGPVAESGGTGDQARMLFFTATRGTPEDEDEWWPCELDCHPETMDEHPGLRWHCRGSYVLVPPAALPGDLAVTWLRGTEHPLPDPLTLLETLTDACATYAVAADRSPTAAWPLSH; from the coding sequence ATGGGGTCTGAGTCCGGCCGCGTCAAACGCGGCGAGCAGAGCAGGATTTCCCAGTGGCTGCGTCGGCGGCCCAAACCCTCCCCCGAAGACCCCGAGCGCGTGCGCGAGGACCTCCTGCTGGCCGTGGCCGCCGCAGGCCTGCCGCTCGCCCCCGCCGCCCATCCCGCCGGCTACCGGTGTTCGTGCGACCGGATCGGCTGTCCCACCCCCGCACGCCACCCCCTCTCCTTCGCCTGGCAGACGCAGTCGACGACCGACCGCGCACAGATCGAACGCTGGGCGCGCAACCAGCCGCAAGCGAACTTCATCACCGCGACCGGCATGGTCCACGACGTACTGGACGTCCCCCTCGAAGCCGGAGCGAGCGCGCTGGCCCGCCTGCTGGCGGCGGGCGTCGAGGTCGGCCCCGTCGCCGAATCGGGCGGAACGGGCGACCAGGCCCGGATGCTCTTCTTCACGGCGACCCGCGGCACCCCCGAGGACGAGGACGAATGGTGGCCGTGCGAACTGGACTGCCACCCGGAGACGATGGACGAACACCCCGGCCTGCGGTGGCACTGCCGCGGCAGCTACGTGCTGGTGCCGCCGGCGGCCCTGCCGGGTGACCTGGCGGTGACCTGGCTCCGGGGCACGGAGCACCCGCTCCCGGATCCCCTCACCCTGCTGGAAACCCTGACGGACGCCTGCGCCACGTACGCGGTGGCGGCCGACCGATCCCCCACGGCGGCCTGGCCCCTGAGCCACTGA
- a CDS encoding PhzF family phenazine biosynthesis isomerase: protein MTTEVLRYTAFSADPAGGNPAGVVLDASGLDDARMLEIAADLGYSETAFLTAPPHGLGGEPGRAFTLRFFSPKAEVSFCGHATVATSVALAERIGPGELVFATPAGTVPVSVTATDEGLRAVLTSVEPHVEDVAPDDLAEALAALDWPQADLDPAFPPRIAYAGNRHLVLGAGTRARLADLAYDFPRLEALMQRLDLTTVQLVHRAGPALFDVRDPFPVGGVVEDPATGAAAAAFGAYARELGLVPADAVLTLHQGEDMGRPGVLTVELRAGDPRVRVGGSGVRIG from the coding sequence ATGACGACTGAGGTATTGCGCTACACGGCGTTCTCCGCAGACCCCGCGGGCGGCAACCCCGCCGGGGTCGTGCTCGACGCGAGCGGCCTGGACGACGCCCGGATGCTGGAGATCGCGGCCGACCTGGGCTACAGCGAGACGGCCTTCCTGACCGCACCGCCACACGGCCTCGGCGGGGAGCCCGGACGGGCCTTCACCCTGCGGTTCTTCAGCCCGAAGGCGGAGGTCTCCTTCTGCGGGCACGCCACCGTGGCCACCTCGGTGGCGCTGGCGGAGCGGATCGGTCCGGGCGAGCTCGTCTTCGCAACCCCGGCCGGGACGGTGCCCGTCTCGGTCACCGCGACCGACGAGGGACTGCGGGCCGTCCTGACCAGCGTCGAACCGCACGTCGAGGACGTCGCCCCGGACGACCTCGCCGAGGCGCTGGCCGCGCTGGACTGGCCGCAGGCCGACCTGGACCCGGCCTTCCCGCCCAGGATCGCCTACGCCGGAAACCGTCACCTGGTGCTCGGCGCCGGCACCCGGGCCCGGCTCGCGGACCTCGCGTACGACTTCCCCCGGTTGGAGGCGCTGATGCAGCGCCTGGACCTGACCACCGTCCAGCTGGTGCACCGGGCGGGTCCGGCGCTGTTCGACGTACGGGACCCGTTCCCGGTCGGCGGCGTCGTCGAGGACCCGGCCACCGGAGCCGCCGCGGCGGCCTTCGGGGCGTACGCCCGCGAACTCGGCCTGGTCCCGGCGGACGCCGTGCTCACCCTCCACCAGGGCGAGGACATGGGCCGGCCCGGGGTCCTCACGGTGGAACTGCGGGCCGGTGACCCGCGGGTGAGGGTGGGCGGCAGCGGGGTCCGGATCGGATGA